The Paraburkholderia sp. FT54 genome contains the following window.
TAACCAGTGAAGCTGCTCGGTCGTGAGCTCCATCACCGCCTGCTGTCGGCGTGGCCAGACAAAACGGTCTGCCTCTAATCGTTTTATCATCAGCCAGAAACCCGAGCGCTCGTAAAACAGCAGCTTGATGCGGTTCGCACGCTTGTTACGGAAGGCGAAGACCGCACGGGCAAATGGGTCAAGCTGCATGGACTGCTCGACCAGGATAACGAGACCGTTAATCCCGTTCCTAAAATCGACCGCGTCGCGGTGCAGGTAGACCCGCAGCTCAGCGTCCAGCCGGAACACGGTAGCGCCCCAGCGTTTCGATCATCGCCGACACCAACGTCGTGTCCTGCCCGCTAGACTCGAGCTTGAGCGTAATGCCATTGGGCATTTCCACCGTCAGCCGTGACGGTGCCGGTGGGTGCAGCGAGCGGCGCTCGGATTCGCCGTGCGCCGGCAGGAGTTCCGATTGCGGTCCGGATCGCCTTGACTGCGCGTCGGTGCGGCCGATCTCGACGACCGGCACAAACGCCGACGGCGTACCTTCGATTACGTCCATCGCGACGGTGCCGTCGCGTTTCTCCTGGTGCTTGCTGACCCACCGGCGCAGCAGGTTCGCGTTCACACCAGCCTTGAGCGCCATGCCAGCCAAAGACACGCCCGGCTGCAGGCAGGCCTCGACCAGCTTCTGTTTGGCCTCTTCGTCATAGTAGCGCCGTCGGCCATCACTGCTTACCCCGACGGGCTCAAGCTTCAACGGATCTGAGGGATTCTGCGTCATATGTCCACCTATCAATGAGGTGGACATATGCTGCGCGATCAAGCCTCAGGAAACCATGTGTGCTTATTTCACCGCTTACGCTCAGACGTCTCTGGGCCCGTCCTTTAGCCTCTGTAACGACAGACGTGTAGGTCAGCCGATAGCCAAGACCCCAGTCCCGCATCATGCGGGCAACATGCGAGGACGAGTATTGAATGCCATAACGCGCGAGGATGACGCTCCTTACCTGATCGACTGTCCAGACCGGCGTCGAAAAACCGTGCAATTCGGGCGAGTGCTTGACAGCGCTGATGAGCCAGCTTTGGGCGTTATCGTCCAGTCGCGACTTCTTTCCGTGGGGGCCGAGCCGGGCAAGGGCGTCCGGACCGCCGCCGTCTAACAGCGCTTTGTAATTACGCAGAGTGGGCAAGCTAAGGCCAGTCCGCCTGGATATCTCCATGGGGCGTTCACTTCTCAGAAGCATTTCAGCCGCCAGCATTCTACGGCGCTCGAGTGGAATCTCGTCCATGCGCTCGTCCGGATGGTTTTCCAGGACTGTGTGTTTGGCCTGTCCATATATCTTAAGGTGATTTCTTAGGGAATGGCCGGTTGCCGAACCCTGGCAGACGTCGGCGAAATTTTCCTGATCGGCTCTTGCGGGTCCGATCAGAGCCGATCGTCGACGGACCGGGTTCAGCCACCTGGGGCATTCGCCCGCCGCCTCAATCGTCCATCAATGTGCCGCGCACGTCGACTGATGAATTGCTGGCGGCTCGATCAGGAGATGCTGGTTCAGACCGGGAACGCTCGACACCACGCTCGTCAATCGCAATCCCAAACACAGTCGACGTGGGCAACGATGTGGACTCGATATACGGACTTCGGGCGTATCGGCGTTCGACCGGTAAATATGAAGTAACGAAGGACAACTACAACGACTCGAGCATTGTGGTGTATCGCTGGACGCCACCTGTATTGACCGGGACCGGCCTGAGCGCGACGAAGACGATGGTGGTGTCGCCATTCAGCGTGAATTGACGATCTGGGGGCGATGCTGGCATGTCAACGGCCGTACAAGAGAGACGAGGAAAGCGTGCAACGATTGGGTCATCCTTCGAGCCGTCGAGAACTCCTTTTACAGTCGCGAGCGCGGAGACCCCGACTGGCAGCGCTGTGGCGTCCGCGGGCTTCTGAAGAAACAGATCGGATAAAAACGTTGAAGAAGGTGGCAGGCTTGGTGACGAAGAAGATGGATAGGCACCAGCCAGAAAATGAGACGAGTCAGCCGGGCGTTCTGGCGTTCCCGCGAAAAATGTCAGATCGGGCGAATGACGCGCACCGATGAATTGGGCGTCCCGGTTTTGCCGGCGCCCGCCAGTCATGGTGTCACATGAACCCGGATACGTTTGTGGTCATTGTAGTTGCTCAGATTTGCGGGCCGGTGATCATTGCGATATCCGGCTAAATGCAGGTGCCGCGCCGGTGCCCTGGCTCAGTAGTGTGGGGATTTCATCGAGGCGCAGCAGTGTAAGGTTGCCGCCGTACACAACACCCGTGTCGACATTGATCACATTGTGGCTCACGATCGGCCCAGATGAAGGCGTATGTCCTACGATGACAGCCGCCACCCCTTCGACCCAGCCGCTGGTGTCAAGCCGAGCAGACCTGAGCCGCCTGAACAGTCGCGCGGCGACGCGGCGCAACGACCCGAAGCCACCCGGTTCCGGCAGCTTCCATCGTGACCGATCCCAGATGACCTTGCGCCGTATTTTCCCGTCAATCCCTTCTTTCAGTAGCGCTTCAACCGTTCTGGGCCACGATTTCAGAGGCACGTTGGCATGCACGATCCCGACCAGGCCGAAGTCCGTCTCGATTTCGATTGCGTAGGGGAGGGCTGCCATGTACGCGACGATAGCATCAATGGACTGTTCGTCTCCTGTCATATCCAGCAGCCACCTGCCGCCATTGCGCCGAACGAAGCCGTCGCTGGCGCCGTAAAGACGCCAGCGTACGATCGAGTCCTCATGATTGCCGCGCACCGACTGGATGCCGTACCGACGCACCACGTCGAGGACAGCGGGCGATTCGAACCCTCTGTCTACCAGGTCGCCGACCGCAAAGATCCGGTCCCGGGACGGGTCGAACTGGCCAGCTTCGAGTTCTTTTCGCAGCTGGGTGAAACATCCGTGCAGATCGCCTACAACAAAGTCACGACCTGACGTATTTTTTTTAAAGCGCCGAGCCGGTGAGAAGGTCTGCTGCATTTTTTTGCCGCCATGGGATGTCCACGTTGTACCCTCGTGGAAGGGACGAAGTGGATCGCAGTGTCCAACGCGAATTTTGAGCGCGACGGCCCGCAGTTTTGCGCGCTGTTCTTCGCCAGTGCAGAGCGGGTTACTCACGGGCGCACGGCGCACCACGTGCGCGCCTGCAAGAGCGTTGCTTCGCCGGCCGGCAGACGGTAGCGTCAATCCGATGCTGATGTTGCGCGTTTGCCAGCGTGGCGCGTAAGGCCGCCATAGAAGTAGTGTCGAATGTCCATTGCCCGCAGGCGTATCCGTTTGTAACAACATGTGTGCCTGAGGAAACGGCGGTATTTGTCCGATCGATCAAGGGGCGTCGTTTC
Protein-coding sequences here:
- the tnpB gene encoding IS66 family insertion sequence element accessory protein TnpB (TnpB, as the term is used for proteins encoded by IS66 family insertion elements, is considered an accessory protein, since TnpC, encoded by a neighboring gene, is a DDE family transposase.), encoding MFRLDAELRVYLHRDAVDFRNGINGLVILVEQSMQLDPFARAVFAFRNKRANRIKLLFYERSGFWLMIKRLEADRFVWPRRQQAVMELTTEQLHWLLEGIDIDAVRRHPSRQYRHVS
- the tnpA gene encoding IS66-like element accessory protein TnpA codes for the protein MTQNPSDPLKLEPVGVSSDGRRRYYDEEAKQKLVEACLQPGVSLAGMALKAGVNANLLRRWVSKHQEKRDGTVAMDVIEGTPSAFVPVVEIGRTDAQSRRSGPQSELLPAHGESERRSLHPPAPSRLTVEMPNGITLKLESSGQDTTLVSAMIETLGRYRVPAGR
- a CDS encoding winged helix-turn-helix domain-containing protein, with product MDEIPLERRRMLAAEMLLRSERPMEISRRTGLSLPTLRNYKALLDGGGPDALARLGPHGKKSRLDDNAQSWLISAVKHSPELHGFSTPVWTVDQVRSVILARYGIQYSSSHVARMMRDWGLGYRLTYTSVVTEAKGRAQRRLSVSGEISTHGFLRLDRAAYVHLIDRWTYDAESLRSVEA
- a CDS encoding metallophosphoesterase; its protein translation is MQQTFSPARRFKKNTSGRDFVVGDLHGCFTQLRKELEAGQFDPSRDRIFAVGDLVDRGFESPAVLDVVRRYGIQSVRGNHEDSIVRWRLYGASDGFVRRNGGRWLLDMTGDEQSIDAIVAYMAALPYAIEIETDFGLVGIVHANVPLKSWPRTVEALLKEGIDGKIRRKVIWDRSRWKLPEPGGFGSLRRVAARLFRRLRSARLDTSGWVEGVAAVIVGHTPSSGPIVSHNVINVDTGVVYGGNLTLLRLDEIPTLLSQGTGAAPAFSRISQ